A single genomic interval of Carassius carassius chromosome 24, fCarCar2.1, whole genome shotgun sequence harbors:
- the LOC132103443 gene encoding protein FAM110B-like has product MKPLTPIGSPSPLRLLNKGPEYLRRQMDAGSRGHSVSAVERLEADKAKYVKSQQVINTKKEPVLVPCATPPPVPRRNFTVSTPSTPVLPPRNKTMSFSAPLFSRDENEDDSRKENCRNESDLETNNRDIANKPPIPSPRTPTIVPLVAPRSAPIMRRSNGKRLLRPDSLVIYRQKKDCKTPNGGGENASGSLEVKGYSFVRRLFQGSMREKNGGNETQKMVINEEKASSSRDGDSRMSWSNDKNTVDGGNETRRSSKSDREHSTAEMQYNNTGFQEKQSKNCMINSLRNTTGNPNNNEMDPWKPVIPQMRSDMKRSKSELRLRCSLAMSEQERFFDYCGLELDLVERLGPENFLTGASSVDTLSLLLRSIGGGGGSEPSEFSRHSGDGLFQEELAEQIPTGVSIIERNARVIKWLYSCRNAAQEGPKESTV; this is encoded by the coding sequence ATGAAGCCTTTAACTCCCATTGGTTCACCTTCTCCGCTGCGGCTCCTGAACAAGGGGCCTGAATACCTGCGCAGACAGATGGATGCCGGAAGCAGGGGTCATTCTGTCAGTGCTGTAGAGCGTCTGGAAGCCGACAAGGCAAAGTATGTCAAGAGTCAACAGGTCATCAACACAAAGAAGGAGCCTGTTTTAGTGCCCTGTGCAACCCCTCCACCGGTGCCCCGTCGCAACTTTACCGTATCCACTCCTTCAACACCCGTTCTCCCGCCTCGAAATAAAACTATGTCTTTCTCTGCACCGCTGTTCTCCAGGGATGAAAATGAAGACGATTCCAGGAAAGAGAACTGTCGGAATGAATCCGACTTGGAAACCAACAATCGCGACATTGCAAACAAGCCTCCCATACCTTCTCCAAGAACTCCAACCATTGTTCCATTAGTCGCCCCGCGTAGTGCTCCAATAATGCGCAGGAGCAACGGCAAGCGCCTGCTGCGTCCAGACTCCCTGGTCATTTACAGACAGAAGAAAGATTGCAAGACTCCCAATGGCGGTGGTGAAAATGCAAGCGGCAGCTTAGAGGTCAAGGGATACAGCTTTGTACGACGGCTCTTCCAGGGATCCATGCGCGAAAAGAACGGTGGTAACGAGACTCAGAAAATGGTGATAAATGAGGAGAAGGCTTCTTCATCTCGAGACGGGGATTCAAGAATGTCCTGGTCCAATGACAAAAACACTGTCGATGGTGGGAACGAGACTAGACGATCGAGCAAATCAGATCGAGAGCATTCAACGGCCGAGATGCAATATAACAACACTGGCTTTCAGGAGAAACAATCAAAGAACTGCATGATCAACAGTTTACGAAACACCACGGGGAATCCCAACAATAACGAAATGGACCCATGGAAGCCAGTCATTCCTCAGATGCGATCCGATATGAAACGCTCCAAGTCAGAATTGCGACTACGCTGCTCACTAGCCATGTCCGAGCAGGAACGCTTCTTCGACTACTGTGGATTGGAACTGGATTTGGTGGAAAGGCTCGGACCGGAGAACTTTCTAACTGGGGCCAGTTCAGTTGACACGCTATCGCTGCTACTGAGGAGCATCGGAGGCGGTGGCGGCTCCGAGCCCAGCGAGTTTTCCCGACACTCCGGTGATGGGCTTTTCCAGGAGGAGCTTGCAGAACAGATCCCTACAGGTGTGTCCATTATCGAGAGAAATGCACGGGTCATAAAGTGGCTCTACAGTTGCAGGAACGCAGCTCAGGAGGGTCCTAAAGAGTCTACTGTTTGA